The genomic interval ACATACGCGTATGGAAAGTCACAACGCACGCCACGGACAGGCCAGGGGGGACGAGAACGGAAacgaaagaagagaggacaTCAGGACAGTCATCGTGTTGAGGTCaacggaggcgccgcgcacgagGTGAAgtgcgggagagagagaggggggggagcgggggaGCGATGAGGGTGCAGCGGAACAAGCCGGCAGAAAAGTCTACAAATTAGAGACTCCGCGCATGAGAACAGATCAAGAGAACTTAAAGTTCGGTATCCCTTTGGGCGTGAAGAGGCATCAACAACCAGGGAGACGTGGTCTGGCAAGGCGAATGACAATTTCTTTTCCTTACCGCCTCTGGGTCGATCTCGTTGATCCACTGCGCACAGCTGCCACAGAACGGGACTCCACAGCCggacgcggcgacaggcgTAGCAGCCAACGGCGCgagtctcgcctgcgcgccctctcgAGAGCTTCCTGCGATGCTTTGCTTCTCTCCAGGCGCGAaagacgaaggcagcgacgtGGAGCCGCCGATACTGAAAGAGACGTCACCGCTTTCTGTCACGAGGTTATACCTAAGCGCAAGCAGAGCGCAGACACGGGCAGGAGTTTTCCACACAATTAGTAAAGACCACAATCTCTGGTGACTCAGGGCGAGAAAATATATAATCTCAggtccttcctctccttcgagAGTGGAGATTcgaggagcgagagagactgtGAGTCGGATTCGGGGCAGAGTCTCCCATGCCTAACCGTGAACAAGACGCTTCATACACTCCCTGGAAGCAGAGTAAGAAAAAAGAAGGGCCTCCCAACCACACGTGtgcgaagacgaaagaaTACCTAACAATTAAACAGCAGACAATCAGCCCCTGCCTGCGCAATATCTAGGTCTTCCGGAGCTGTCTGAAATCGCTGCGTTGCCTCGTGTGGCTCATCCGCGGATATGTTCAAGAACTCTTCTCACCAGGGGTGGCGCTTGATGCATTCAGGTCTTAGTCTCTTTGTGGGGTCAGTCTCGAGCAACCTGCGAAGAAGATCCTGAGCGAGGTCAGAGACCCACTCGGGGCACTCGAAGTCTCCCTTGATGATTTTCCTGTAGAGCCCGTCGGTGGAGCGATCTTCGAAGGGAAGGTAGCCCGCGAGAAGGGCGAAAAGAATGACtctgcagacagacagaatACGCGAACAGCatgcgcgggcgctggaggaTTCACGCGCAGCCAAACTTCGAGGCTGAATCCCAGGGGAATGCTCACGCGGACTGCGAGGCCCTCTCCCTGAGCCTACGCCGGCAGATGGGGGAGACAAACACCAGCAGATAAGCTGCACAGGGACTTGCGACGCATACTGCAGAAACCGGCAGCAGAGAAGCAACGCCCCGCAACGCCTCATGAAAAAACGCGAATAGCCGATCCTGGCAGGACTCGAATGAAGCTCTCCCTGTGCCGAGCTTCGAGGCTTACCCACAGCTCCACACATCGACAGCAAGGGGCTCGTAGTCTTTTCCCTCAATCATCTCCGGGGCTGCATACGAAGGAGATCCACAGGCGGTCTTCAGTGTTGAGCGTCCCGTGTAGGTGTTTGAGAGGCCGAAGTCGACGATCTTGATGTTCAAATCCGCGTCGAGCAGAATGTTTTCAGGCTTCAAATCTCTGCGACAAAGGCCaacacagagagaagaaaaggggGATGGATGCTGCTTCATGAAATCATCACGAACGCGGAGGTCACGGAGAGGCACCGGGATGTCGTCGTCAGCACGTGACCATCAGCTGAAATCCAGTGGACAGGGGTTAACACGCGAAAAGGAGCGGAGACAAGGTGCTAGAGTATCCTCGACGGCGTTTGCATGAAGTGACGCTTTTCAGACGCGCGCAACTTACCTGTGGCATATCTTCAGAACATGGATCTGCTCTACTCCCGAGAGAATCTGACGGAAGAACTTGCACGCCTCCATCTCCTCAACGCGTTGCCGGTTTACAATATAGTCGTACAGCTCGCCCCCCGACGCGTACTCCATAATCAAGTAGAGGTGCTGCTGAGTCTCGATGATCTGAACATCGCAGGGGGAATGAAGAGGAAAACCTTGCGCGAAACCACCAACGAGGGCGGACGAATGAAGGGACGCCAAGCCAACAGATTGCTCACGAAGAGCGGCCaccagcagcggaggcaagTGCGTAAACCGTAGAAGAGCGGGTCGCTGCCGACGTAGGCCGCACGTGAGAATCAGACTACGAACGGGTGGGTTGGCAGGCGCTCAGAGCAAGGCACTTCAACCCTCTCGCGACGTCATGCCGCTCCGGTtcgagggtttagggttacaGCGATTCACGCATGTTGCGTTACCTCAAAAAGGCGCACAACGTGCGGGTGTTTGACGGTCTGGAGGATGTGGATTTCTCGCACGACTCTTTCCACGTCGTCGGCCTCCTTGATTCGGCTTTTTTCGAGAATCTTTATGGCGACTTGTTCCTGCGTCGCGACGTGGACGCCGAGTTTCACTTTCCCGAATGTGCCCTCGCCAATTGTCTCCCCCAGTGTGTACTGACCCATGCTTCGCTTGCCGACTTCCTCGGACTGACGACTCGTCAGGGCCCCGCTGCTGTGCGACAGAGTctccgcccgccccgcccccgaAGATCctgtcgtcgctgcgccctttttcctgcatgcgcttcgGTCCGTTTCGCTGCCTTTTACCGGAGCGGCACTGGCGATCTGCGCAGCGCTCCTTCCCATGTTGCGTTtggcctcgcgcggagccCCGCCCGCAGACGTCTGCGAGAGGCGCCACTCGCTCGGAGGGGCGCGCATTCTAGAGGGATCTGCAGGCCGAACTCTGCTGCCTCGAGGCTCTGAGCCTCCCAGATTCCGTGCGGCCGCGGGCattctcgcggcgcgggtgTGCAGGGCGCTGAGGTCCTCGGggcctgcatgcgtctgtCTGTACGACAGAAGCGGGTGGTCCCGAATCACAGAGCCGCCTTTGgccagacgcgcggagcgaATCGGCGAGACCGCAATACGGAGCTGCGCTCCTCCATCGAGCTTTCGCGCGCCCTGACCTGCAAGAGACGAccccgctgccgctgttGGCAAGAGGCGAGACGTCATGGAGCTCCGCGCTTCAGAGGAGGGAGGCCCGGGAGGAGGTGCCGCGCAGTCGGCAGCGGATGCCGAGAAGGACAGAGGGAGCGAAGGAAGATGCACGCTCCCCGCTGCTGAGTTCAGGACCTCAACCGCTCTGCCGTCACCTGCGCGAGGGCGGACACGGCTTCCGACGGAGCTCGAGGCATcgaagggggggggacagTGACCAGTGGAGCACGCCAGGAATGGGCTCAGGCTCCCCTGGAAGCTgacggcgccttcgcgccgtgGTTGATGCGGGGCTGAGAATCGGCTCGCGGGCGGGGAAGAGCCGACAAAGTTGGAAGACGCGACGCCTGCCGAAGAAGGTGGACACGTGCTCTCGACATCCAGACGACGCCCGGGCGGCTCGGTGCTCTCCCTCGCTGGCCCGAAGCTGCCTGCTAGCGGGCCCTGGGGCGAGCTCGTGAAAGACAGCCacgcctccctctcgcctgcctcgagctgcgccgcgagcgcaaACGTGCAACCTGCTGGAGGGCACGGGCGCCGAGAGAAGGGACCGTCTCTGAGGCCCACAGCTTGGTctgggcctgcggcggcggaatgCAGGACGCCAGTTAGCAACCCAACGGTTCGCTCACACGCGGCCGCATTGCCGCCAGCCGGAGGACACCTGGCGCTGACCGACGCCTGGGCATGTCGagggggcggcgtcgccaggGCCCCGAGCGGCACCGCCACAGAGCGCGGGCGATCTGTTTGACTTCCGTCTTGGCTGTACGGAGACGTGGACGGGCGGTACCTAGCCgtgcagagaggagcgagcgaATGGAGCGAGGCAAGTCGAGAGGACGGAGTCCCTTGCGCGTGAAGGAGCGCCAGAACGTCCTCCTGGATCCGGGGTTGAGAGAACAAGGAATGGAAATCACCTGCGTTCTCCTGGCTGGCATGGGCTGCGCCAGTGTATCCACGAGGAAGGAGTCGGCTTgggacgcagaggcgggcgggCATGCCGAGGCCCGCGCACGCAACCCGGTGGTCtggagagggggagggggcacGAGCAGAATAGGCCCCAGGGCGAGGGGACTGGTATCGCAGCTCGGCCTGCGTTCCGTGCCCCCCGATGACGGCCGGAGTTTCATGTCTAGCGGGCGTCGTCGCACAGGAGACTCGACCTGAATTGCATCTCGAGGTGCACGCCCGCCCTGTAGTGGTGGATTTCTCCTCGGTATCCTGCAGTGATCCTCGAGCCAGGTTCCACACGTGcgcaggagaaggcggaatCGTGCCGTTCCGAAGGGGGGGGGTCACCAAGCGTGTACCTACACCAACAGCGGTTGCGTCGCAGGACACGGCCTGGTGCAACAGAGAACTCGGGACCCCTCCAACTGAGAGAgaggtctgcggcgcggaagatGTACAAGAACGCGCCAGACTCGCACGTGGATTCTGAGCAAAGTGGCCTGCCGCGTTGGAGGACACAGGGACGAGTGGAGATTGCGGAGTGGAGACAGGGCAGCAAGCGGAGAGCGGCTCCTCAGGCGTCGGCCGCCCGTGAACGACGCGCTTTAGGCGCTGCTGATGCCAGAACATTTTGATGGAACAAACCGAAGGCGATGTTCAAGGGGAAGGCGCACTCCCACGTCACACGACTTCCACGAGCGGCGAGTCTCTATGTCTTGCCGAAATGACCACAGCCGCCTGCGAAATCAAGTGGAACCAagcgctgcctgcgtcaTGGCTTTTTCCCCCTAGTCTCAACAAATCGTCGCTTGAGAGAATTGAACGAGCCGGTTTTTACCGATCTTATCATGTCACTAGCTGAGGTGCGACAGAACGGCCTAAAACTGCGCAGCCCGCGAAGCCCAGGGCTCAAACTGTATTCTCGTCTTAGTTTATGGAAAAACTGGAAATCCTAGCAGGCCGAAGCAGGAACGCAACACCACGAGTTCCCGGTAGAAATAGAAAAAAATAACATGAACCAGCCGTTGTACCAGCTCCCCCGCGGCTCGACGACAAGGATGGCTCCCCCGCTGTCTTCTGAACAGCTGAAAAT from Besnoitia besnoiti strain Bb-Ger1 chromosome XI, whole genome shotgun sequence carries:
- a CDS encoding putative histone kinase SNF1 (encoded by transcript BESB_019450), whose amino-acid sequence is MFWHQQRLKRVVHGRPTPEEPLSACCPVSTPQSPLVPVSSNAAGHFAQNPRASLARSCTSSAPQTSLSVGGVPSSLLHQAVSCDATAVGVGTRLVTPPLRNGTIPPSPAHVWNLARGSLQDTEEKSTTTGRACTSRCNSGRVSCATTPARHETPAVIGGHGTQAELRYQSPRPGAYSARAPSPSPDHRVACAGLGMPARLCVPSRLLPRGYTGAAHASQENAGDFHSLFSQPRIQEDVLALLHAQGTPSSRLASLHSLAPLCTARYRPSTSPYSQDGSQTDRPRSVAVPLGALATPPPRHAQASVSARCPPAGGNAAACERTVGLLTGVLHSAAAGPDQAVGLRDGPFSRRPCPPAGCTFALAAQLEAGEREAWLSFTSSPQGPLAGSFGPARESTEPPGRRLDVESTCPPSSAGVASSNFVGSSPPASRFSAPHQPRREGAVSFQGSLSPFLACSTGHCPPPFDASSSVGSRVRPRAGDGRAVEVLNSAAGSVHLPSLPLSFSASAADCAAPPPGPPSSEARSSMTSRLLPTAAAGSSLAGQGARKLDGGAQLRIAVSPIRSARLAKGGSVIRDHPLLSYRQTHAGPEDLSALHTRAARMPAAARNLGGSEPRGSRVRPADPSRMRAPPSEWRLSQTSAGGAPREAKRNMGRSAAQIASAAPVKGSETDRSACRKKGAATTGSSGAGRAETLSHSSGALTSRQSEEVGKRSMGQYTLGETIGEGTFGKVKLGVHVATQEQVAIKILEKSRIKEADDVERVVREIHILQTVKHPHVVRLFEIIETQQHLYLIMEYASGGELYDYIVNRQRVEEMEACKFFRQILSGVEQIHVLKICHRDLKPENILLDADLNIKIVDFGLSNTYTGRSTLKTACGSPSYAAPEMIEGKDYEPLAVDVWSCGVILFALLAGYLPFEDRSTDGLYRKIIKGDFECPEWVSDLAQDLLRRLLETDPTKRLRPECIKRHPWYNLVTESGDVSFSIGGSTSLPSSFAPGEKQSIAGSSREGAQARLAPLAATPVAASGCGVPFCGSCAQWINEIDPEAPLAASILCHMVRMGLDARKAVESLRKGERTSLTAAYFLLLAKASRGSGRASLLNTGATGNMANAEPVAAPLDRALPIPCLPRAGASRKARRAAVAPPEASANSAISAHSAAAACFPASFCLSASPRGTAAARNVAAVSQHSRVSEAAPSLAKAPADAAVLSDLRPRVCCEPAGGEARQTETATSALPPPAPPACRVPAVGFEGLGVDTRSGREEKETGRAAGETETAAPVATELARAYVNQQDAAKLHAGGGDVKPSGLTERGLTEDEYGFLDSRQRSSMSDSTVASSSAGVPLTIVSKKGLGASERQGFAAPSAGVSTSSSGSRPAAASKASSRGHSARPAGSSVGPPSSVPRCATLRRPAVGSPPSLAETGLVSAGRPAQTSARLGPPRASANRARLHKLRLGEKTIPMLPLSARGCATYRAPCSARPRLAAEVGSAAEPAGRTRAPAPLSGSKALSAGAAARPTGAPSALPRVPLTARGGLAPARDAGGSTRGAAAGAVMSRRLGAARSGATALDLPQERGKESGKTGTLVATQEGGASADESESQGSAKRSLPETEATEVGRSARVPARPLGVPTRRALTARGRLASSAVTTGLTRARAGLGERLADGRSGLSTARGAAPGKAGGLETARGEIKGRPSPASPVETGVGRPVSQRSVVARPLTARGGSVSAVPRPAKQTGETLSTPIETTRIPPARLGSLTSRLCGSISFRRTSPESALPAREGASIARPTRASALRAVDSSLISKVSSTARAARRQTVVSEALPPACPESGNVRLRVPLGSRVEASARGKDSELAKEEEPAACPRSVANTRDRAEAEIFEEGRRLQCESALKKAVSACERSEDGSEAFAGWVSQGDSGLRDLRSSKADGFTSTRDCAGADYILSENQGSHPPCGGLAISNVEHAGDAPFPGLSGDYASGFEPVHNLELSSAPPDGSYSSSIKRYPLRPSEHGPAARAGPQASFCDGARLLAKPAAFDSSSLLSMPNRLLPGDTCANQVASPLTVFHPLKTLQPSRSRTTPFPATSVHV